The genomic region GTAGCTTGCGCAAGAATGCGTGGAAGGACTCACGCGACTTGATGCGTTCTTCATAAAGCACCTGGCCAAGAGCATCTTCGCCTACGACCTGAAATACCTGCTTGGCTAGATCGACTGCCACTGTCGTACAGGTCGACAGATCGGTTGAAGACAGGGACTGTTTAAGCGTCGTATTCTTTTTCATGGACTCGCCCTCGCTGTCGTTGGCTTCTTAGACTGCCACCGCGGCGCATTGACGCCTCGGCGTGGGCGAGTCCATCTAATTACGGCGGCTCACTTTGCAAAAGCGGCAAAGTAAGCAAAACGCTCTTGCCCCACCACTCGGCACCTCGCCCAGGCTCGGTGTGCCCTCTCTCCGGCTTGAAACCGTGGGCCGCCGTCATGGGCCATCCTTGGCCCAGGACGGCTAACCCGGCGTCCTGCCGGGTTGCCCACGGCTTCAAGCCTGCGTTCGGCCAGCGTGGTTTAACGGGGCGCCTAAAATCAAAAGCAAGATCAAGAGCGACTCGCTGCGCATCGCAGATACGCTGGCGGCGCGTCTGCTTTACTGTAGGAGCGAGCTTGCTCGCGAAAAACCTGAGAACGCCGCGTTCTGTCTGGTTTCCCGCGTCATCGTTAACGACCTTCGCGGGCAAGCCCGCTCCCACAGGGGTACGCGCACGCTTCAACGATCAGGTCGGCTATAAGGCCGCCTCGCTGTGTTTTTGATCTCAGGCGCCCCGTTAAACCACGCTGGCCGGAATTCGACAGGGATTTGGGGGGTAAACCGAGCCTGGGCGAGGTGCCGAGTGGTGGGGAACGGATATGTACCCACGACGAAAACTAACATCCTGCTCGGCTGTCAGGCCGCCACGGGAGCAAGCTCCCTGGTTTGCTGCGCGACAGCGTCACATCGAAGATGTGGTGGGGACTCCCACATTTGACTGTGTTCACAAGTTGAAATCTGCGAACCCAATCCAGTGTGGGAGGGGGCTTGCTCCCGATGAGGCCAACCCACCCAACACAAATCTTCAGGCAAAAAAATACCCCAGCCTTTCGACCGGGGCATTTTTCTATCCAGCTATAACCTTAGTGGTTAACCGCCCCGCTCGCCCCCAGGCCAGTCTGCGAACGCACAAACTGCGGGAAGTACAGCGCACGCTCTTTCTCTGCCGCCGCCGACTTGTCGGTGATGGAGAAGAACCAGATGCCGATGAACGCAATGATCATCGAGAACAGCGCCGGGTACTCGTACGGGAAGATGGCTTTTTCATGGTGCAGGATCGAGACCCAGATGGTCGGGCCGAGGATCATCAGGCCCACAGCACTGATCAAGCCCAGCCAGCCGCCGATCATGGCGCCACGGGTGGTGAGATTTTTCCAGTACATGGAAAGCAGCAGCACCGGGAAGTTACAGCTGGCGGCAATCGAGAACGCCAGGCCGACCATGAACGCAATGTTCTGGCTTTCGAACAGGATACCCAGGCCGATAGCCAGCACCGCCAGGGCGATGGTGGTGATCTTCGACACGCGAATCTCATCCTTCTCGTTAGCCTTGCCCTTCTTGATCACGCTGGCGTACAGGTCATGGGATACCGCCGAGGCACCGGCCAGGGTCAAGCCGGCGACCACCGCGAGGATGGTGGCGAAGGCCACGGCCGAGATAAAGCCCAGGAAGATGCTGCCACCCACCGCGTTGGCCAGGTGCACCGCCGCCATGTTGTTACCGCCGAGCAAGGCGCCTGCCGCATCCTTGAACGCCGGATTGGTGCTGACCAGCAGGATAGCGCCGAAGCCGATGATAAAGGTCAGGATATAGAAGTAGCCGATGAAGCCCGTAGCGTACAGCACGCTCTTACGCGCTTCCTTGGCGTCGCTCACAGTAAAGAAACGCATCAGGATGTGCGGCAGGCCGGCAGTACCGAACATCAGGGCCAGGCCCAGGGAGAATGCCGAGATCGGGTCTTTCACCAGGCCGCCCGGGCTCATGATCGCTTCACCTTTAGGGTGAACCTTGATCGCCTCGGAGAAAAGCATGTTGAAGTCGAAGTTGACATGCTTCATTACCATCAGTGCCATGAACGAGGCACCGGACAGCAACAGCACCGCCTTGATGATCTGCACCCAGGTGGTCGCCAGCATGCCGCCGAACAACACGTACAAGCACATCAGGATGCCGACCAGGATCACCGCCACGTGGTAGTCCAGGCCGAACAGCAGCTGGATCAGCTTGCCCGCGCCGACCATCTGCGCGATCAGGTAGAACGCCACCACCACCAACGAGCCACAGGCCGAGAGGCTGCGGATCTGGGTTTGCCCGAGGCGATAGGACGCCACGTCGGCAAAGGTGTACTTGCCCAGGTTACGCAGACGCTCGGCGATTAGGAACAGAATGATCGGCCAGCCCACCAGGAAGCCGATCGAGTAGATCAGGCCGTCGTAGCCAGAGGTAAATACCAGCGCGGAAATACCCAAAAAGGACGCCGCCGACATGTAGTCGCCGGCAATCGCCAGGCCGTTCTGGAAGCCGGTGATCTTGACGCCTGCCGCATAGTAGTCGGCCGCCGACTTGTTGCGCTTGGACGCCCAGTAGGTGATGCACAACGTCGCGCCGACAAAGGCCACGAACATCAGGATCGCTGCGATATTCAGCGGTTGCTTATGCACTTCACCGGTCAACGCATCTGCCGCCCAAACGGCGGGCGCAAAGACGCAAGCGCCGAATACAGCCAATAGACGACGGATCATTGCGCAGCCTCCTTGAGAATCGCATTGTTCAGGTCGTCGAATTCGCCGTTGGCGCGTCGCACATAGATAGCGGTGAGGATGAAGGCCGAAACAATCAGCCCGACCCCGATAGGGATGCCCCAGGTGATGGATGAACCGGGGCTGAGCTTGGCCCCCAGTACTTGCGGCCCGTAGGCGATCAACAGGATGAAACCGGAGTAAAGCCCTAGCATGATCGCCGAGAGAATCCAGGCGAACCTTTCCCTTTTCCTGACCAGCTCCTTGAAACGCGGGCTGTTTTGAATCGAGAGGTAAATGCTGTCGTTCATTGTTTTTATCCTCGCAGCACAGCTTTTTTATTATTGGAACGTATCCACTGTATGCGGCTGTGGAAAGGGTTCCAGACGACCTTAGTAGTAGATCGAGTGTAGCGAGAGTTTGCGGGGACACAGAAACATTTGAGGGAGGATGAAATCAATGTGGGAGGGGGCTTGCTCCCGATGGCGGCGGGTCAGTCAACAGTGCTCTGACTGAACAATCGCAATCGGGAGCAAGCCCCCTCCCACAGGGTATTGCATCAAAAGTGAGGGTTATTTAGCGGTCCACTCAGCGACGCGCTCAGGGTGCTTGGCCACCCAATCCTTGGCCGCCGCATCAGGCTTGGCGCCTTCCTGGATCGCGAGCATGACTTCGCCAATCTCATCCTTGGAGGCCCACTGGAATTTCTTCAGGAAAGCCGCCACTTCCGGTGCTTTTTTCTCCAGGCCCTTGCTGCCGATGCTGTTGACGGTTTCAGCAGCACCATAAATCCCTTTAGGGTCGTCCAGGAAACGCAGTTTCCACTTGGCAAACATCCAGTGCGGCACCCAACCGGTCACGGCAATGGAGTCCTGCTTGTCTTCGGCACGGGTCAGTTCGGCGATCATCGCCGCGCCCGAGCTGGCTTGCAGCTTGTAGTCCAGGCCATATTGCTTGATAGCTTCGTCGGTCTTGAGCATTACGCCTGAACCGGCGTCGATGCCGACGATCTTGTTCTTGAAGGTGGTATCGGTCTTGAGGTCTTCAATGGATTTGGCCTTGACGTACTCCGGTACGATCAGGCCGATCTTCGCATCCTTGAAGTTGGGGCCGTAGTCGACCACCTTGTCTTTGTTCTTGGCCCAGTATTCGCCGTGGGTCACGGGTAGCCAGGCGGAGAGCATGGCATCGAGTTTGCCGGTGGCGACGCCCTGCCACATGATCCCGGTGGCGACGGCTTGCAGCTTCACGTCGTAGCCAAGTTTTTCCCTGATAACTTCTGCCGCCACATGGGTGGTAGCCACGCTGTCGGACCAACCGTCCACGTAGCCGAGGCTCAGGGTCTTGCTGTCGGCGCTGGCCAGTGTGGAGCCCATCGCAACTACCAACGTGGCAGCTGCGCCCAAGAGTCGTCGCATCTTCATAGTACTTCCCCGAAAGTGCTGCGCCCGACGGATGCCGAGCGACGTCAAACTGTTGTTATAGGGTGCACCGCGCCTCCTTCACGCGCATCGATCCGGTTGCCCAAGACATCAGTGGAGTTCTGACCCTTCGATAATCAACCTGCCGGGTCCATGGACCTGCTCTGCCAGCGACCTCGGCTGAGCAAGAAACGACATCACATAGCCAGCAGGAGACTTCCTACAAATTGACGCCAGAATCCCGCCCGAACTTTGCATGTCAAAATCATGCAGCTCCACTGAAAGGAGTCAATTGCGGGTAAGATGCGCGCCTTTGCTCCCCCAGATAAGCTGACCATGCCCGCGACTGCCCGCTTCCCTGCCCTGCCCTATTTCCTTGCCTTGACCCTCGGCCTGCTTGCTCTTGTCGGCTATTGGTACGGCCTCGGCCGGCCGGTGGTGTTGCCGGACGTCGCCAGCGCCAGCCACAAGATGCAATGTGCCTCCTATACGCCGTTCGACAAGGACCAATCGCCCTTCGACCAGCCGTTCAAGCTGCGCCCCGAGCGTATGGACGCCGACCTGGCGCTGCTTGCCACACGCTTTGAATGCATTCGCACCTACTCAATGACGGGCCTGGAGTCCTTGCCGGACCTGGCGCGCAAGCATGGGTTGAAGGTGATGGCCGGGGCCTGGGTCAGCAGCGATCCAGTGGCGACCGAGAAAGAAATCAACGAGCTGATCGCTGCTGCCAACGCCAATCCTGACATCGTCACCTCAGTGATCGTCGGCAACGAAGCCCTGTTGCGCAAGGAAGTGACCGCCAAGCAATTGGTGGCGCTGATTCAAACAGTCAAAAGCCAGATCAAACAGCCGGTCACCTATGCCGATGTCTGGGAGTTCTGGCTGCAACACCCGGAAATCGCCCCGGCGGTGGATTTCCTCACCATTCACCTGCTGCCGTACTGGGAAGATGACCCGTCCGGCATCGACCAGGCGCTCAAGCACGTGGGCGATGTGCGCCAGACCTTCGGCCACCAGTTCGCGCCCAAGGACATCGTGATCGGCGAAACCGGCTGGCCCAGCGAAGGCCGCCAGCGCGAAACCGCCGTGCCAAGCCGGGTCAATGAGGCCAAGTTCATGCGTGGCTTCGTGGCCATGGCCGAAGCCAATGGCTGGCGCTACAACCTGATCGAAGCCTTTGACCAACCGTGGAAACGTGCGAGTGAAGGTGCCGTCGGCGGTTACTGGGGACTGTTCGATGCAGACCGGCAGGACAAAGCCATCCTCGCCGGCCCCGTGACCAATGTGCCGTACTGGCCGCTGTGGCTGGGCGTCGGCGGGCTCATCCTGCTCGGCACCCTGGTGCTCGGTGGCCGTGTGCGCAGCCCGCGCTCGGCGCTGATGCTGCCCTTGCTGGGCGCCGTTGCAGCCTGCTCCATTGGCACCTGGGCCGAACTGACCCGTGTCACCGCACGCTTCAACGATGAGTGGGTATGGGCCGGTTTGCTGGTGGTATTGAACCTGCTGGTGCTGGCCCACACCGCCCTGGCCCTCAGCGCCCGCGACGGCTGGCGCGCGCGAGCGTTCGACTGGCTGGAGCAACGCGCCGGTTGGCTGGTGGCGATTGCCGGGTTTGCGGGGGCGGTAATGATGCTGGCGCTGGTGTTTGACCCGCGTTACCGCAGCTTCCCGAGCGCGGCGCTGGTGCTGCCGGCCCTGGTGTACCTGGTGCGCCCGGTAACCGGGCCGCGTCGGGAGATTGCGTTGCTGGCCTTCATTATCGGTACCGGCGTTGCGCCGCAGTTGTACCGCGAAGGGCTATTGAATCAGCAGGCCTGGGGTTGGGCAGTGGTCAGCGTGCTGATGGTTGCAGCTTTGTGGCGTTGCTTGCGGGTGCGCAAGGCTTAACACTGGCATCGGGAGCAAGCCCCCTCCCACACTTGACCGTATTCACAAATAGAAATATGTGAACCCAATCAATTGTGGGAGGGGGCCTGCTCCCGATTGGCCACATCAGGCGCCCCGAGGCTTCCTGACCAACCGCAACCCCGCAATCACCACCGCGAACACCGCAAACGTGGTGTTGTACAACGCCAGCGCCGGTAACCCGAACACCATCCCCAGCACCGCCAAAGCCCACCCCGCACGCCCCGGCACGAAAAACGCCAGCACCGACGTGATCAACGCCGCCCAGCCCAGCACCTTGAAGTGAATCATCAACCCCAGGTTGGCACGCACCTGGCACTCCCAGCGGCTGGCCTCATCAGCGCAGATGCCGACCCACTGCCCATCTTCCATAAACCCGTAACGTGCGGCATAACTGGCGCCCAGCCACAACGGCAGGGCAATAAGCAGCAAAATCAACGGCAAGCGGCGGGACATGGGGCACTCCGATAGGCAAAAACGGCGCTCAGCTTAATCCCACCGCGGCCGTTAGCAAGGTGTTCGCGCAGATATCTGTTCAACATAGCCTGGCAAAGTGTATCGTCTGCCAACTATTACCCCCGATTCCGACGCTTTTTCCGACTTTTCGTGCCGCAGGCTGGCACTTCGGTGGCAACGCGGTGGTCATAGCCTGCGAACTTCATTCAGCACGTTTCCTCTTAGGGATTAAGTCATGCTCCGTTCCTTGCGCTGCGCTGCCTTGCTGGGCAGCCTATTTTTGAGTGCGTCAGCACTGGCCGTCGATATCGACCAGGCCAGCTATGGCTACCCTTTGACCAACCCGTTCGAAGCGACCATCGCCACCACGCCTCCCGATCTTCGGCCAACCTTGCCGACCGATGACGAGATCAATCAATCCGACTACACCCTGAATATGCGCCCCGAGCGCGAGTTCAGCCTGCCCGACAACTTCTGGGCGGTGAAGAAACTCACCTACCGCATCGCCAAGCAGGACCGCGCCGCACCGCTGATCTTCCTGATCGCCGGCACCGGTGCGCGGTTTGACAGCAGCATCAACGAATACCTGAAGAAGCTGTATTACCAGGCCGGCTACCATGTGGTGCAGTTGTCATCGCCCACCAGCTTCGACTTCATCAGCGCCGCCTCGCGCTTCGCCACCCCGGGTATCACCCAGGAAGACGCCGAAGACATGTACCGCGTGATGCAAGCCGTGCGCGCGCAGAACGCCTCGCTGCCGGTCACCGACTTCTACCTCACCGGCTATAGCCTGGGCGCGCTGGATGCAGCGTTCGTCAGCAAGCTCGACGAGACACGCCGCACCTTCAACTTCAAGAAAGTGCTGCTGCTCAACCCGCCGGTCAATCTCTACACCTCGATCACCAACCTCGACAAGCTGGTACAGACCGAGGTCAAGGGCATCAACAACACCACCACCTTCTATGAACTGGTGTTAAGCAAGCTGACCCGCTACTTCCAGCAAAAAGGCTACATCGACCTCAACGACGCGCTGCTGTATGACTTCCAACAGTCCAAACAGCACCTGAGCAACGAACAGATGGCCATGTTGATCGGCACCTCGTTCCGCTTCTCGGCGGCCGACATCGCCTTTACCTCGGACCTGATCAACCGCCGCGGCCTGATCATCCCGCCTAAATACCCGATCACCGAAGGCACCAGCCTCACGCCGTTCCTCAAGCGTGCCCTGCAATGCGACTTCGACTGCTACCTCACCGAACAAGTGATCCCGATGTGGCGCGCCCGTTCCGACGGCGGCAGCCTGCTGCAGCTGGTTGACCAAGTCAGCCTGTACGCTCTCAAGGACTACCTGCGCGACAGCCCGAAAATCGCCGTGATGCACAACGCCGACGACGTGATCCTCGGCCCGGGCGACCTGGGTTTCCTGCGTAAAACCTTCGGCGAT from Pseudomonas synxantha harbors:
- a CDS encoding cation acetate symporter encodes the protein MIRRLLAVFGACVFAPAVWAADALTGEVHKQPLNIAAILMFVAFVGATLCITYWASKRNKSAADYYAAGVKITGFQNGLAIAGDYMSAASFLGISALVFTSGYDGLIYSIGFLVGWPIILFLIAERLRNLGKYTFADVASYRLGQTQIRSLSACGSLVVVAFYLIAQMVGAGKLIQLLFGLDYHVAVILVGILMCLYVLFGGMLATTWVQIIKAVLLLSGASFMALMVMKHVNFDFNMLFSEAIKVHPKGEAIMSPGGLVKDPISAFSLGLALMFGTAGLPHILMRFFTVSDAKEARKSVLYATGFIGYFYILTFIIGFGAILLVSTNPAFKDAAGALLGGNNMAAVHLANAVGGSIFLGFISAVAFATILAVVAGLTLAGASAVSHDLYASVIKKGKANEKDEIRVSKITTIALAVLAIGLGILFESQNIAFMVGLAFSIAASCNFPVLLLSMYWKNLTTRGAMIGGWLGLISAVGLMILGPTIWVSILHHEKAIFPYEYPALFSMIIAFIGIWFFSITDKSAAAEKERALYFPQFVRSQTGLGASGAVNH
- a CDS encoding DUF485 domain-containing protein, with the translated sequence MNDSIYLSIQNSPRFKELVRKRERFAWILSAIMLGLYSGFILLIAYGPQVLGAKLSPGSSITWGIPIGVGLIVSAFILTAIYVRRANGEFDDLNNAILKEAAQ
- a CDS encoding glycine betaine ABC transporter substrate-binding protein, translated to MKMRRLLGAAATLVVAMGSTLASADSKTLSLGYVDGWSDSVATTHVAAEVIREKLGYDVKLQAVATGIMWQGVATGKLDAMLSAWLPVTHGEYWAKNKDKVVDYGPNFKDAKIGLIVPEYVKAKSIEDLKTDTTFKNKIVGIDAGSGVMLKTDEAIKQYGLDYKLQASSGAAMIAELTRAEDKQDSIAVTGWVPHWMFAKWKLRFLDDPKGIYGAAETVNSIGSKGLEKKAPEVAAFLKKFQWASKDEIGEVMLAIQEGAKPDAAAKDWVAKHPERVAEWTAK
- a CDS encoding glycosyl hydrolase family 17 protein, giving the protein MPATARFPALPYFLALTLGLLALVGYWYGLGRPVVLPDVASASHKMQCASYTPFDKDQSPFDQPFKLRPERMDADLALLATRFECIRTYSMTGLESLPDLARKHGLKVMAGAWVSSDPVATEKEINELIAAANANPDIVTSVIVGNEALLRKEVTAKQLVALIQTVKSQIKQPVTYADVWEFWLQHPEIAPAVDFLTIHLLPYWEDDPSGIDQALKHVGDVRQTFGHQFAPKDIVIGETGWPSEGRQRETAVPSRVNEAKFMRGFVAMAEANGWRYNLIEAFDQPWKRASEGAVGGYWGLFDADRQDKAILAGPVTNVPYWPLWLGVGGLILLGTLVLGGRVRSPRSALMLPLLGAVAACSIGTWAELTRVTARFNDEWVWAGLLVVLNLLVLAHTALALSARDGWRARAFDWLEQRAGWLVAIAGFAGAVMMLALVFDPRYRSFPSAALVLPALVYLVRPVTGPRREIALLAFIIGTGVAPQLYREGLLNQQAWGWAVVSVLMVAALWRCLRVRKA
- a CDS encoding serine/threonine protein kinase, producing MLRSLRCAALLGSLFLSASALAVDIDQASYGYPLTNPFEATIATTPPDLRPTLPTDDEINQSDYTLNMRPEREFSLPDNFWAVKKLTYRIAKQDRAAPLIFLIAGTGARFDSSINEYLKKLYYQAGYHVVQLSSPTSFDFISAASRFATPGITQEDAEDMYRVMQAVRAQNASLPVTDFYLTGYSLGALDAAFVSKLDETRRTFNFKKVLLLNPPVNLYTSITNLDKLVQTEVKGINNTTTFYELVLSKLTRYFQQKGYIDLNDALLYDFQQSKQHLSNEQMAMLIGTSFRFSAADIAFTSDLINRRGLIIPPKYPITEGTSLTPFLKRALQCDFDCYLTEQVIPMWRARSDGGSLLQLVDQVSLYALKDYLRDSPKIAVMHNADDVILGPGDLGFLRKTFGDRLTVYPLGGHCGNLNYRVNADAMLEFFRG